GATGGCCCCTCCCATGTACTCTCCATTCGGGGAGACATAGTCGAAGGTGGTGGCCGTTCCGAAATCGACCACGATGCAGCTGCGGCGCCATCGCTCGTAGGCGGCCACCGCATTGACGATCCGGTCCGCTCCCACCTCGGCCGGATGGTCGTATAAAATCTTCATCCCCGTCTCAATATTCGAGCCGACGATCAGGGGTTGGACATGAAAATACCGATCCGCCATCTCCTGGAGCATCTCCAAGACAGGAGGGACCACGGAGGAGATGATGATCCCTTTAAAATCGTTCATCTCGAGATGGTCGAACCGAAACAGGTCGCGGAAGAGAATGCCCCATTCATCGGCCGTCCTCTCCCGCTCCGTCCGGATCCGCCAGTGGTCCTTCAGGACCTTTCCATCATAAACGCCGAGCACGGTATTGGTGTTTCCC
Above is a window of Thermodesulfobacteriota bacterium DNA encoding:
- a CDS encoding type III pantothenate kinase, whose product is MLLVIDVGNTNTVLGVYDGKVLKDHWRIRTERERTADEWGILFRDLFRFDHLEMNDFKGIIISSVVPPVLEMLQEMADRYFHVQPLIVGSNIETGMKILYDHPAEVGADRIVNAVAAYERWRRSCIVVDFGTATTFDYVSPNGEYMGGAISPGIGISAEALFQRTSKLPRIEITKPSRVVGKNTIQSMQSGIFFGYVGLVDEIVRRMKKEVQSNPKVIATGGLASLIANESATIEEVDEFLTLEGLRIIYERNQKNKGKGKGERAKRPR